One genomic segment of Drosophila melanogaster chromosome 3R includes these proteins:
- the CG43254 gene encoding uncharacterized protein, isoform A: MGRLLFVLLICSPILSIKFQANAEDNSTKNGLDRNREGGGHKANVPDVSRFQRSCSTQECKEKEFNDILDSILSSETTTEPEREEAPPRNVPQRPNRPYMVRPSSNGHFLHDIVTWVERTKRAIFGFG; encoded by the exons ATGGGGCGGTTGCTGTTTGTTCTTCTGATTTGTTCCCCAATACTGTCAATTAAATTCCAAGCAAATGCAGAGGATAACTCAACAAAGAATGGCTTAGATCGAAACAGAGAAGGAG GAGGTCATAAGGCGAATGTACCAGATGTTTCAAGGTTTCAAAGATCATGTTCAACTCAAG AATGTAAGGAAAAGGAATTCAATGATATCCTCGACTCCATTCTGAGCTCGGAAACAACTACGGAGCCTGAACGGGAAGAGGCTCCACCGAGGAATGTTCCACAGAGACCAAATCGACCCTACATGGTTCGACCCAGCAGTAACGGGCACTTTCTTCATGACATTGTAACTTGGGTTGAAAGAACAAAGAGGGcaatatttggatttggataa
- the CG43254 gene encoding uncharacterized protein, isoform B — translation MGRLLFVLLICSPILSIKFQANAEDNSTKNGLDRNREGGKSYGGHKANVPDVSRFQRSCSTQECKEKEFNDILDSILSSETTTEPEREEAPPRNVPQRPNRPYMVRPSSNGHFLHDIVTWVERTKRAIFGFG, via the exons ATGGGGCGGTTGCTGTTTGTTCTTCTGATTTGTTCCCCAATACTGTCAATTAAATTCCAAGCAAATGCAGAGGATAACTCAACAAAGAATGGCTTAGATCGAAACAGAGAAGGAGGTAAATCTTATG GAGGTCATAAGGCGAATGTACCAGATGTTTCAAGGTTTCAAAGATCATGTTCAACTCAAG AATGTAAGGAAAAGGAATTCAATGATATCCTCGACTCCATTCTGAGCTCGGAAACAACTACGGAGCCTGAACGGGAAGAGGCTCCACCGAGGAATGTTCCACAGAGACCAAATCGACCCTACATGGTTCGACCCAGCAGTAACGGGCACTTTCTTCATGACATTGTAACTTGGGTTGAAAGAACAAAGAGGGcaatatttggatttggataa